Proteins from one uncultured Anaeromusa sp. genomic window:
- a CDS encoding nitronate monooxygenase, which translates to MTTRLTQLLGIQYPILQGGMAWVSEARLAAAVSEAGGAGIIASGGRSAEWLEEQISEARRLTNKPFGVNVQLMAANKDELVEVVCREKVAFVTLGAGNPVPFFERLKEAGVKKIPVVPNVKLAKRVEAAGADAIVVEGMEAGGHIGVLTTMALMTQVIPEVSLPVIVAGGFADGRGLAAALVMGAAGVQIGTRFMLAEECAVHPNFKQRLIEAADTDSVVTGQTIGHAVRGVRNQFTDMFISMEYKHHPKEELEKLATGTNRKAAVDGDVEQGMVQAGQSLLPLKRVQPAAEIVNEIMEDAKAALQQAPSLL; encoded by the coding sequence ATGACAACAAGATTGACGCAACTATTAGGTATCCAATACCCGATTTTACAAGGCGGTATGGCTTGGGTTTCGGAAGCTCGTTTGGCGGCTGCCGTTTCGGAAGCTGGCGGAGCGGGAATTATTGCTTCTGGAGGTCGTTCAGCCGAGTGGTTGGAGGAGCAGATTAGCGAAGCTAGGCGGTTGACTAATAAGCCCTTCGGCGTAAATGTGCAGCTTATGGCTGCCAATAAAGACGAGTTAGTAGAGGTTGTCTGCCGGGAAAAAGTTGCTTTTGTGACTCTTGGCGCCGGCAATCCGGTACCTTTCTTTGAGCGCCTGAAAGAAGCTGGCGTTAAGAAGATTCCTGTAGTGCCGAATGTGAAATTGGCTAAACGCGTGGAAGCGGCTGGCGCTGATGCTATTGTTGTAGAAGGTATGGAAGCTGGCGGTCATATCGGCGTGCTGACGACGATGGCTTTAATGACGCAGGTTATTCCTGAGGTTTCTTTGCCGGTAATCGTAGCCGGCGGCTTTGCCGACGGGCGGGGCTTGGCGGCGGCTTTAGTGATGGGCGCTGCGGGCGTACAGATTGGCACTCGCTTTATGTTGGCGGAAGAATGCGCGGTGCATCCGAATTTCAAACAGCGCTTGATCGAAGCGGCTGATACGGATTCGGTAGTAACGGGACAAACGATTGGCCATGCGGTGCGAGGCGTTCGTAATCAGTTTACAGATATGTTTATTTCGATGGAATATAAACATCATCCGAAAGAAGAACTGGAAAAACTGGCCACAGGCACTAACCGTAAAGCGGCGGTAGACGGCGATGTGGAACAGGGCATGGTCCAAGCTGGCCAGAGCCTGTTGCCCTTGAAGCGGGTTCAGCCTGCCGCGGAAATTGTCAATGAAATTATGGAAGACGCTAAAGCAGCCTTGCAGCAGGCTCCGTCGCTGCTGTAA
- a CDS encoding TatD family hydrolase → MLFDSHAHLDDEAFDVDRDEVIARALSNGLAGMVNPGSCMKSSAAALALAEQHAAIYAAVGIHPHDADSADEAAYEQLLQWSRHPKVVAIGEIGLDYHYDFSPRSVQQDVFVKQLALAKECDLPVILHDREAHGDILRLVKEKGRGVRGVFHCFSGSLEMAREVLKLGFYLSVGGTLTFKNAAKLPEIVKEVPFERLLLETDSPYLTPTPYRGRRNEPLHVRLVAEKVAELRGLSVEEVARQTTANTCQCFGIAQ, encoded by the coding sequence ATGCTTTTTGACTCGCATGCTCATTTGGACGATGAAGCTTTTGACGTTGATCGAGACGAAGTAATAGCCAGGGCGCTGTCGAATGGTCTGGCAGGCATGGTAAATCCTGGATCCTGCATGAAAAGCTCCGCCGCCGCTTTGGCGCTGGCGGAGCAGCATGCGGCGATTTACGCTGCCGTCGGCATTCATCCGCATGACGCTGATTCGGCGGATGAGGCGGCTTACGAACAATTGCTTCAATGGTCGCGGCATCCTAAAGTAGTTGCGATTGGCGAGATTGGGTTGGATTATCATTATGATTTTTCGCCTCGTTCGGTGCAGCAGGATGTATTTGTCAAACAGCTGGCATTGGCCAAGGAATGTGATTTGCCGGTGATTCTTCATGACCGGGAGGCGCATGGCGATATTTTGCGTTTAGTCAAAGAAAAAGGCCGCGGCGTGCGCGGCGTGTTTCACTGCTTTTCCGGCAGCTTGGAGATGGCAAGGGAAGTGCTGAAACTGGGATTTTATCTTTCTGTGGGCGGGACGCTGACTTTTAAAAATGCCGCTAAATTGCCGGAAATTGTTAAAGAAGTTCCTTTTGAGCGATTATTGCTCGAAACGGACAGTCCGTATTTGACGCCGACACCTTATCGCGGACGGCGCAATGAACCGCTGCATGTGCGGCTGGTAGCGGAGAAAGTGGCGGAACTGCGGGGGCTGAGCGTGGAAGAAGTGGCCAGGCAGACGACGGCTAATACCTGTCAGTGTTTTGGTATTGCTCAATAA
- the metG gene encoding methionine--tRNA ligase, with protein MGNSSKYYISTPIYYPSDRLHIGHAYCTTIADSLARYQRLEGKEVFFLTGSDEHGQKIQRKAEEKGVTPICYVDGIVASFQQLWRKLGISNDDFIRTTQERHYKVVQHIFQTIYEQGDIYKSAYEGWYCTPCETFWLERQLQDGKCPDCGRPVEVVQEESYFFRMSKYQDRLLKHIEENPDFIQPASRRNEMINFIKSGLEDLCVSRTTFDWGIPVPFDKKHVVYVWFDALSNYLTAAGYLDNPEKFAKFWPADVHLVGKEIVRFHSIIWPIILMALDLPLPKKVYGHGWLVVDGDKMSKSKGNVIDPVALIDEFGPDAIRYFLLREIALGNDGNFSRDALIGRINADLANDLGNLLHRTLSMIERFQGGKILQGRTEEAVDASLRQLTEKTLADYRVAMEKMDLTEALKCVWALIGRSNKYIDETAPWALAKKPEQADRLAAVLYHLAETLRQTAVLIAPFLPHTAPRIWAQLGLTWDWASVQMADMAWGGLPEGTQVAAAEPLFPRIEIEKEETAAAEILAKAKQAAAPQKAASAAENGEISIDDFGRMDLRVAKVIAAEKVPKADKLLKLTVDLGEETRTVVSGIAQHYEPEALVGKQVVLVANLKAAKIRGVESRGMVLAASCDGALQVVEVPGMAPGSKVK; from the coding sequence ATGGGAAACAGTTCTAAGTATTATATTTCTACTCCCATTTATTACCCGAGTGATCGGTTGCATATTGGTCATGCTTACTGCACGACCATTGCGGACAGCTTAGCAAGATACCAGCGCTTGGAAGGCAAAGAAGTATTTTTTCTGACAGGTTCTGACGAGCATGGTCAGAAAATCCAGCGTAAAGCAGAAGAAAAAGGCGTAACACCTATTTGTTATGTTGACGGCATTGTTGCTTCTTTTCAACAGCTGTGGCGCAAATTAGGCATTTCTAACGACGATTTCATCCGCACGACCCAGGAGCGCCACTATAAAGTTGTACAGCACATTTTCCAGACCATTTACGAACAGGGCGATATTTATAAGTCCGCCTATGAGGGCTGGTATTGCACGCCTTGCGAAACGTTCTGGCTGGAGCGGCAATTGCAGGACGGCAAATGCCCGGATTGCGGACGACCGGTGGAGGTCGTGCAGGAGGAAAGCTATTTCTTCCGTATGTCCAAATACCAGGACCGTCTTTTAAAGCATATTGAAGAGAATCCAGACTTTATTCAACCTGCTTCTAGGCGCAATGAAATGATTAATTTCATCAAAAGCGGTCTGGAAGACTTGTGCGTATCCCGGACAACCTTTGACTGGGGCATTCCGGTGCCTTTTGACAAAAAACATGTGGTTTACGTTTGGTTTGACGCTTTGTCCAACTATTTGACCGCAGCCGGTTATCTGGATAATCCGGAGAAATTTGCGAAGTTTTGGCCGGCGGATGTTCATTTGGTCGGCAAGGAAATTGTCCGTTTTCATTCGATTATTTGGCCGATTATTCTCATGGCCTTGGATTTGCCCTTGCCGAAGAAAGTCTATGGTCATGGCTGGCTGGTGGTGGACGGAGATAAAATGTCCAAGTCTAAAGGAAATGTCATTGATCCGGTGGCATTGATTGATGAATTTGGCCCTGATGCCATCCGTTACTTCTTGTTGCGGGAAATTGCCCTGGGTAATGACGGGAATTTTTCAAGAGACGCTCTTATTGGACGGATTAACGCCGATTTGGCCAATGACTTGGGAAATTTACTTCACCGCACGCTCAGCATGATCGAACGCTTTCAGGGCGGCAAGATCTTGCAGGGGCGTACAGAAGAGGCTGTAGATGCTTCCTTGCGGCAACTGACCGAGAAAACACTGGCGGATTATCGCGTCGCCATGGAAAAAATGGATTTAACCGAAGCTTTGAAATGTGTTTGGGCTTTAATTGGCCGCAGCAATAAATACATTGACGAGACGGCTCCGTGGGCGCTGGCGAAGAAGCCGGAGCAGGCGGATCGGCTGGCGGCGGTATTATATCATTTAGCGGAGACCTTGCGTCAGACGGCGGTCTTGATTGCTCCTTTCCTGCCGCACACGGCGCCGCGCATTTGGGCGCAGCTGGGGTTGACCTGGGACTGGGCTTCTGTTCAAATGGCGGATATGGCCTGGGGCGGACTGCCGGAGGGAACGCAGGTAGCAGCGGCGGAACCATTGTTCCCGCGTATTGAAATCGAGAAGGAAGAAACTGCGGCTGCAGAAATCCTTGCCAAGGCAAAGCAGGCGGCAGCGCCGCAGAAGGCGGCTTCTGCTGCGGAGAACGGTGAAATTTCCATTGATGACTTTGGCCGCATGGATTTGCGGGTAGCCAAAGTCATTGCCGCAGAAAAAGTACCCAAGGCGGACAAATTGCTCAAACTGACGGTGGATTTGGGAGAGGAAACCCGTACGGTAGTTTCGGGTATTGCCCAGCATTATGAGCCGGAAGCGCTTGTGGGCAAGCAAGTGGTGTTGGTGGCCAACTTGAAAGCCGCTAAAATTCGCGGCGTTGAATCAAGAGGCATGGTGTTGGCTGCGTCTTGCGATGGGGCGTTGCAGGTTGTAGAAGTTCCCGGCATGGCGCCTGGAAGCAAGGTGAAGTAA
- the speD gene encoding adenosylmethionine decarboxylase, giving the protein MTVIGKHITADMYGCKFELLDDRDYIKQAVLAAIAEGQLTLLQYTDHPLTPQGVAAIALLTESHISVHTYPHLGYAAVDIFTFSEAALPTKALQTLRRQFKPTKLKTTNIRRGDFGSISDMKPKTRTLGNPLRRVKDTSTKFIKFLSRSRK; this is encoded by the coding sequence ATGACTGTCATCGGTAAGCACATCACAGCCGATATGTACGGCTGCAAATTTGAGTTGCTTGATGATCGGGACTATATCAAGCAAGCCGTTTTAGCCGCTATTGCCGAAGGCCAATTAACACTTCTGCAATACACCGATCATCCTCTGACGCCTCAGGGAGTCGCAGCCATTGCGCTTTTGACGGAAAGCCACATCAGCGTACATACCTATCCGCATTTAGGCTACGCGGCTGTCGACATTTTCACCTTCAGTGAAGCAGCCTTGCCAACCAAAGCGCTGCAAACATTGCGCCGACAGTTTAAACCGACCAAACTCAAAACCACCAATATCCGCCGCGGCGATTTCGGCTCGATCAGCGACATGAAACCGAAAACGCGCACGTTAGGCAATCCGCTGCGCCGGGTCAAAGATACCAGTACAAAGTTCATCAAATTTCTCAGCCGCTCGAGAAAGTAA
- a CDS encoding CtsR family transcriptional regulator — translation MGNLADAIERFILRKLAAGSGGIIVVRRSEIAEEIACAPSQVTYVLGTRFTMERGFIVESRRGSGGFVRIAKLALPVLAELPAPPEEAWSQEEVQWRIRQWEQHQLLSEREAAIVRYFMMQFADRLEDEERGRLLRNVLQRLADLPREEGM, via the coding sequence ATGGGGAATTTGGCAGATGCTATTGAACGTTTTATTTTGCGGAAACTGGCTGCGGGCAGCGGCGGCATCATTGTTGTGCGGCGCAGTGAAATAGCGGAAGAAATTGCTTGCGCTCCTTCGCAGGTTACGTATGTGCTGGGCACTCGCTTTACCATGGAACGAGGCTTTATTGTAGAATCTCGCCGTGGTTCCGGGGGGTTTGTGCGTATTGCCAAATTAGCGCTGCCGGTGCTGGCGGAGTTGCCGGCGCCGCCGGAAGAGGCTTGGTCCCAAGAGGAAGTGCAGTGGCGTATTCGTCAATGGGAGCAGCATCAGCTGTTGAGTGAGCGGGAAGCGGCTATTGTACGCTATTTTATGATGCAATTTGCCGATCGATTAGAGGATGAAGAGCGAGGCCGTTTGTTGCGGAATGTGCTGCAACGCTTGGCGGATTTGCCTCGTGAGGAGGGAATGTGA
- a CDS encoding carbonic anhydrase, with protein MTMLEQVLAANEQFIHSLPQAYCECHTNEDGCPCGAGEVSKYPNRQLAIFTCMDTRLVDFLEPALGIERGQAKVIKTAGNTVTGPFGAVVRSLLIAIYELGVQEIMVIGHEDCGMVHSTSQDLKAKMIARGVHPSAIKMIEGDLEHWVDQFHHPVENVKQTVAAIRSNPLVPVDVPIHGLLFDPKTGKVAVLVDGYEEISK; from the coding sequence ATGACGATGCTAGAACAGGTTCTGGCGGCTAATGAACAGTTTATACATAGCCTGCCGCAGGCGTATTGCGAGTGTCATACCAACGAAGACGGCTGTCCTTGTGGTGCAGGAGAGGTCAGTAAATATCCGAACCGGCAATTAGCGATTTTTACTTGCATGGATACGCGGCTAGTGGATTTTTTAGAACCGGCCTTAGGCATCGAACGCGGTCAGGCCAAAGTGATTAAAACTGCCGGCAATACGGTGACTGGACCCTTTGGGGCCGTTGTGCGCAGTTTGCTTATTGCCATTTATGAACTGGGTGTACAGGAAATCATGGTGATTGGCCATGAGGACTGTGGTATGGTGCATAGCACGTCACAGGATCTGAAGGCAAAGATGATTGCCAGAGGCGTTCATCCCAGCGCAATTAAGATGATCGAAGGCGACTTGGAGCATTGGGTGGATCAATTTCATCATCCGGTGGAGAATGTAAAGCAGACGGTTGCTGCGATCCGCAGTAATCCATTGGTGCCTGTCGATGTGCCGATTCACGGCCTGCTTTTTGATCCGAAGACCGGCAAAGTGGCGGTTCTAGTAGACGGTTACGAGGAAATAAGCAAATAA
- a CDS encoding protein arginine kinase, with the protein MNWQELLRSPRSAWGTLAGPEGDIALSSRVRLARNFQRFAFPTRADEAILQQVLNVVKEALPQLNQADEAAYVFVPLENLSKLERKILVEKHLASPDFAQCPVGRALVVGREGAVSIMVNEEDHLRIQAVAPGLDLEQCLAQANEVDDLLESREEVAFREDLGYLSSCPTNLGTGLRASVMLHLPALVMTKQASRVISAATQLGLAVRGLYGEGTEAAGNLFQVSNQLTLGPKEEEIIANLNGVVQHMVHHERQARLRLLEQAEDSLADRVWRAYGVMCHARSMKGEEALRLLSDVSLGVDMGIVTGVEKAVLHSLLVKTRPGFLHSLAGKETMTAQERAVLRAEVIRHTLAQEPESGQ; encoded by the coding sequence ATGAATTGGCAGGAATTGTTGCGCAGTCCTCGCAGCGCCTGGGGGACCCTTGCAGGGCCGGAGGGCGATATCGCTTTATCCAGCCGGGTGCGGCTGGCGAGGAATTTTCAGCGCTTTGCGTTTCCTACTCGCGCCGATGAGGCGATACTGCAGCAGGTGTTAAACGTGGTAAAAGAAGCGCTGCCGCAGCTGAATCAGGCGGACGAGGCAGCGTATGTGTTTGTGCCGCTGGAGAATTTGTCGAAACTGGAGCGGAAAATTTTAGTGGAAAAGCATCTGGCAAGTCCGGATTTTGCCCAGTGTCCTGTAGGGCGAGCCTTGGTGGTAGGACGAGAAGGCGCCGTAAGTATTATGGTGAATGAAGAGGATCATTTGCGCATTCAAGCGGTGGCGCCGGGGTTGGATTTGGAACAGTGCCTAGCTCAGGCTAACGAGGTAGATGATCTGCTGGAAAGTCGTGAAGAGGTAGCGTTTCGTGAAGATCTGGGCTATCTGTCTTCCTGCCCGACCAATTTAGGCACTGGCTTGCGTGCTTCGGTTATGCTGCATCTGCCGGCATTGGTTATGACGAAGCAGGCTAGCCGGGTGATTTCGGCGGCTACGCAGTTGGGACTGGCGGTGCGCGGCCTTTACGGCGAAGGAACGGAAGCGGCTGGGAATTTGTTTCAAGTTTCCAATCAACTGACGCTGGGACCGAAAGAAGAAGAGATTATCGCTAATTTGAACGGCGTGGTGCAGCATATGGTGCACCATGAGCGTCAGGCTCGTCTGCGGCTCTTAGAGCAGGCGGAAGATTCTTTGGCTGATCGCGTTTGGAGGGCCTATGGCGTTATGTGTCATGCGCGCAGTATGAAGGGCGAAGAAGCGTTGCGGTTGCTCAGTGATGTATCGCTAGGCGTAGATATGGGCATCGTAACCGGTGTGGAAAAAGCGGTGCTGCACAGTTTGCTTGTTAAGACTCGTCCGGGATTCCTTCACTCTTTGGCAGGAAAGGAAACGATGACGGCTCAGGAACGAGCGGTGCTGCGGGCGGAAGTTATCCGTCATACGCTGGCGCAGGAGCCGGAGAGCGGGCAGTAG
- a CDS encoding ATP-dependent Clp protease ATP-binding subunit → MLSRFTERARRVLMLAQQEAIRLGHDYIGTEHLLLGLLHEGEGVASRALTSLNINLERIRRQVEETIGRGDGTSRDISYTPRAKKVIELSVEEALRLGHQYVGTEHILLGLIREGEGVAAQVLTALGADLGQVRQRVMELLGGGFYASGNAHAQAVEDEETDTPLLDEFGRDLNQLAKNGKIDPVIGRSGEIERVLQILSRRTKNNPVLIGEPGVGKTAVAEGLAQRIVDAKVPETLRAKRLISLDMAAMVAGTKYRGEFEDRVRKVVDEVREAGNVLLFIDELHTLVGAGGAEGAIDAANILKPALARGEIQVIGATTLSEYKKHIEKDAALERRFQPVNVGEPSVEDAIAILKGIRDRYEAFHRAKITDEAIEAAVKLSHRYISDRYLPDKAIDLMDEAASRVRLGAFSKPEDVKGLEKELGCIQAEKEAAIIAQEFEQAAKLRDQEQTLKMQLEEKQRTWKQGGGERIVVSADDIAQVVAGWTGIPVRKLAEEESERLLKMEEILHKRVIGQNEAVQAVARAVRRARAGLKDPKRPIGSFVFLGPTGVGKTELARALAEALFGDENAMIRLDMSEYMEKHTVSRLVGAPPGYVGYEEGGQVTEKIRRKPYAVLLLDEIEKAHPDVFNMLLQVLEDGRLTDGQGRTVDFKNTVIIMTSNVGAKHLQRQGGGTMGFITGNEKKKDDSEGKKRVLEEVKKLFRPEFLNRIDELIVFSSLNDEELKQIVAIMLADVSKRLGENEIALEVSEKAKEELIKEGLDITYGARPLRRAIQKLVEDEIAEMMLRRGIGAGDTVSIDADEAGKLTFAKKN, encoded by the coding sequence ATGTTGAGTCGTTTTACAGAGCGCGCCAGGCGGGTACTGATGCTGGCGCAGCAGGAAGCCATTCGCTTGGGCCACGATTACATTGGCACAGAGCATTTGCTGTTGGGTCTGCTGCATGAAGGGGAAGGCGTGGCTTCACGAGCATTGACCTCCCTAAATATCAATTTGGAGCGCATTCGCCGCCAGGTGGAAGAAACCATAGGGCGCGGCGACGGTACGAGCCGGGATATCAGCTATACGCCGCGCGCCAAAAAAGTTATCGAGCTATCGGTGGAAGAGGCCTTGCGTCTGGGACATCAGTATGTCGGCACCGAACATATTCTTTTAGGCCTGATTCGCGAAGGCGAAGGCGTGGCGGCTCAGGTTCTTACCGCTTTAGGAGCGGATTTGGGACAGGTTCGGCAGCGGGTGATGGAACTTTTGGGCGGCGGTTTTTACGCTTCCGGCAACGCTCATGCCCAGGCGGTGGAAGACGAGGAAACAGATACGCCGCTGCTTGATGAATTCGGGCGGGATTTAAATCAACTGGCGAAAAACGGGAAGATTGACCCCGTTATTGGTCGCAGCGGTGAGATTGAGCGGGTTTTGCAGATTCTTAGTCGGCGCACTAAAAACAACCCCGTGTTGATTGGCGAGCCTGGCGTAGGCAAGACAGCGGTGGCGGAAGGCTTGGCGCAGCGGATTGTTGACGCCAAGGTGCCGGAGACGTTGCGGGCCAAACGGCTCATCTCTTTGGATATGGCGGCCATGGTGGCCGGTACGAAATATCGCGGTGAATTTGAAGACCGGGTGCGCAAAGTGGTGGACGAAGTCCGCGAAGCCGGCAATGTTCTTTTGTTTATTGACGAATTGCATACGTTGGTAGGCGCTGGCGGCGCTGAAGGCGCCATTGACGCCGCTAATATTTTAAAACCAGCTTTGGCTCGCGGCGAGATTCAGGTGATCGGTGCGACAACCTTGTCGGAATATAAAAAGCATATTGAGAAGGATGCAGCGTTGGAACGGCGCTTTCAGCCGGTGAATGTCGGCGAACCCAGCGTAGAGGACGCCATTGCCATTTTGAAGGGAATTCGGGATCGGTATGAGGCTTTTCATCGAGCTAAAATCACGGATGAAGCCATTGAGGCGGCGGTAAAACTGTCTCATCGCTATATCTCTGACCGATATCTGCCGGATAAGGCGATTGATTTGATGGACGAGGCGGCCTCGCGGGTGCGCTTAGGAGCGTTTTCCAAGCCGGAAGATGTGAAAGGATTAGAGAAGGAACTAGGGTGCATTCAAGCGGAAAAAGAAGCGGCCATTATTGCCCAAGAATTCGAGCAGGCCGCCAAGCTGCGGGACCAAGAACAAACTTTAAAAATGCAGCTGGAAGAAAAACAGCGTACGTGGAAGCAGGGCGGTGGCGAGCGAATTGTGGTTTCGGCGGATGATATCGCCCAAGTTGTGGCAGGCTGGACTGGTATTCCCGTCAGAAAGCTGGCGGAAGAAGAGTCCGAGCGGCTGTTGAAGATGGAAGAAATTTTGCATAAACGGGTTATCGGTCAGAACGAGGCGGTACAGGCTGTGGCTCGTGCCGTGCGCCGCGCCCGGGCGGGGTTGAAGGACCCGAAGCGTCCTATTGGCTCTTTTGTTTTCCTGGGGCCTACCGGCGTGGGCAAAACCGAGTTGGCTCGGGCTTTGGCGGAAGCGCTTTTTGGCGATGAAAACGCCATGATTCGCCTGGACATGTCCGAATACATGGAAAAACACACGGTGTCCCGTCTGGTGGGAGCGCCTCCTGGCTATGTGGGCTATGAAGAAGGCGGTCAGGTGACGGAAAAAATACGGCGTAAACCCTATGCCGTGCTGCTGCTGGATGAGATCGAAAAAGCCCACCCGGATGTGTTTAACATGTTGCTGCAAGTACTGGAAGACGGCCGACTGACCGATGGTCAGGGGCGGACGGTTGATTTTAAGAATACCGTGATTATCATGACCTCCAATGTAGGTGCTAAACATTTGCAGCGCCAAGGCGGCGGGACGATGGGCTTTATTACAGGCAATGAGAAAAAGAAAGACGATAGCGAAGGCAAGAAACGCGTGCTGGAAGAAGTGAAAAAACTATTCCGACCGGAATTTTTGAACCGCATCGACGAGTTGATTGTATTCTCCAGCCTGAACGATGAAGAGCTTAAGCAGATTGTTGCAATCATGCTTGCCGATGTGTCTAAACGCTTGGGAGAAAATGAGATCGCCTTGGAAGTCAGCGAAAAGGCGAAAGAGGAGCTCATCAAGGAAGGCCTGGACATCACCTACGGAGCCAGGCCGCTGCGGCGGGCTATTCAGAAACTGGTCGAGGATGAAATCGCGGAGATGATGCTGCGCCGGGGTATCGGGGCGGGAGATACGGTGTCTATTGACGCCGACGAAGCAGGGAAGCTGACTTTCGCGAAAAAAAACTAA
- a CDS encoding FprA family A-type flavoprotein, with protein sequence MLNQIEIARGVYYVGAVDWNLRDFHGYNTPRGVTYNSYLIVDEKICLIDNVKAPYSEELLERVSQIVDPVKIDYVITNHVEPDHSGSLPKLMERAPQAKVVLTNQGRDEVIKYYGKEYDFMTVKQGDVLDIGRNKLHFVPLPMLHWPDSMATFMEGENILFSNDAFGQHFCTSKRFDDENELPVALYEAAKYYANILMPFGKLVVRALDKVSSLPLSMIAPSHGLIWRSHIKDILAAYKRWGSGENRERVVIVYDTMWGSTEQMARRVLDGVASTGVEVRLMRISTTELSDVALAVLEAGGILLGSSAHNSGPLATMAAASSYLQGLKPQNKLGGAFGAFGWNGGAQERLEAGLAASGITAALPSLFLKWTADKAELQQCFEFGQQFGEKVKEANRKD encoded by the coding sequence ATGTTAAATCAAATCGAAATTGCTCGTGGCGTATATTATGTGGGTGCTGTAGACTGGAATTTGCGTGATTTTCATGGCTATAACACGCCGCGGGGCGTAACATACAACTCCTACTTGATTGTGGATGAAAAGATTTGCCTGATTGACAATGTCAAAGCTCCCTATAGTGAAGAATTGCTGGAACGTGTCAGTCAAATCGTTGATCCTGTTAAGATTGATTATGTGATTACCAATCATGTGGAACCAGACCATTCCGGTTCACTCCCTAAGCTGATGGAGCGGGCGCCTCAGGCAAAAGTGGTGCTTACCAATCAAGGGCGGGACGAAGTCATTAAATACTATGGCAAGGAATACGACTTTATGACGGTCAAGCAAGGCGATGTGCTGGATATTGGCCGCAATAAGCTGCATTTCGTGCCGCTGCCGATGCTGCATTGGCCAGATTCCATGGCTACCTTCATGGAAGGGGAGAATATCCTTTTTTCCAATGATGCCTTTGGGCAGCATTTTTGCACAAGCAAACGCTTTGATGACGAAAACGAATTGCCTGTGGCTTTGTATGAGGCGGCCAAATACTACGCTAATATTCTGATGCCTTTCGGCAAATTGGTCGTGCGGGCGCTGGACAAAGTGAGCAGCTTGCCTTTGAGCATGATTGCTCCTAGTCATGGCTTGATTTGGCGCAGTCACATCAAGGATATTTTGGCGGCATATAAGCGCTGGGGCAGCGGTGAAAACCGCGAACGCGTAGTAATTGTCTATGATACGATGTGGGGCAGTACGGAGCAAATGGCCCGGCGCGTTTTGGACGGCGTGGCTTCGACTGGCGTGGAAGTGCGGCTGATGCGCATTTCTACTACGGAATTAAGCGATGTTGCGTTGGCTGTCTTAGAGGCTGGGGGCATTCTTTTGGGTTCTTCTGCGCATAACAGCGGACCTTTGGCGACGATGGCAGCTGCTTCGTCCTATCTGCAAGGCTTGAAGCCTCAAAACAAGCTGGGCGGTGCATTCGGCGCTTTTGGCTGGAATGGCGGCGCCCAGGAACGACTGGAAGCAGGTTTGGCTGCCAGCGGCATTACAGCGGCTTTACCTAGCCTTTTCTTGAAATGGACTGCTGATAAGGCGGAGCTGCAGCAGTGCTTTGAGTTTGGACAACAATTCGGTGAAAAAGTGAAAGAAGCTAACCGCAAAGACTGA
- a CDS encoding UvrB/UvrC motif-containing protein has translation MLCENCGKRPATIRIVQMRGSEKEEHHFCEICAQGQPALSVLALNDPAGAEDFLKLLLAASQPEEVQEETLRCLDCGLTYEEFSHKGTFGCSGCFEAFEEKLGPMVRRIHGTAQHNGKVPRHTGAAVQMRRRIQGLRQQLEQHVRQEEYEEAARLRDEIRSLEMQSQRG, from the coding sequence ATGTTGTGCGAGAATTGCGGCAAACGTCCGGCAACAATTCGCATTGTGCAGATGAGGGGGTCGGAAAAAGAAGAACATCATTTTTGTGAAATTTGCGCCCAGGGACAGCCGGCTCTTTCGGTTTTGGCTTTAAACGACCCGGCGGGGGCGGAGGATTTTCTCAAGCTGCTCTTGGCGGCGTCACAACCGGAGGAAGTGCAGGAAGAAACATTGCGCTGTCTTGACTGCGGTTTGACGTATGAAGAATTTAGCCACAAGGGGACCTTTGGCTGCAGCGGCTGCTTTGAAGCTTTTGAAGAAAAGCTGGGGCCAATGGTGCGACGCATTCACGGCACGGCGCAGCATAACGGCAAAGTGCCTCGGCATACAGGAGCTGCCGTGCAAATGCGGCGGCGTATTCAGGGACTGAGGCAGCAACTGGAACAGCATGTGCGACAGGAAGAATATGAAGAAGCGGCTCGCTTACGGGATGAAATACGCAGTCTTGAGATGCAGAGCCAGCGTGGATAA